One segment of Apium graveolens cultivar Ventura unplaced genomic scaffold, ASM990537v1 ctg5789, whole genome shotgun sequence DNA contains the following:
- the LOC141702841 gene encoding uncharacterized protein LOC141702841, with amino-acid sequence MDITFREADARWVHHPHNDALVISPQIGTKNVYRAFMDNGSSTNILYYNTYKKMGLPDRDMSVEDSWVYGFSGEGDVQVGDLSDDEAEGMIKQPIEEIRVHYYIEQADEYSTKLPSATLFLEDALRIEILEEEKLPNNNIIQGSFNGERLEGRADVLQNLEQVMYKVDTPHLEGAPLTPKTSKEVDAPVTQGASFRKIYEEVDAPPPEDTPSKQSNEDHNQLDLDPRIPLPMKKWGQLKIQLRSKSMRRIQPGESFYPERLANPVLVKKTNGKWRTCVDFTYLNKACPKDSFPLPKIDQLDYAIAGYAFLSFMDAYFGYNQIPMHEPDKEHTSFITDWGLYCYIGMLLGLINSGATYQRLVNKMFKRQKRKIMEVYIDDMLVKSKDDEDHVAHLAEMFHILRKYRMKLNPKKYVFGVESRKFLWFMINHREIEANPTKIKALLDIKSPTSVKQVQILTGRIATLN; translated from the exons ATGGATATCACCTTCAGAGAGGCAGATGCTAGGTGGGTACATCACCCTCACAATGATGCTCTGGTCATTTCTCCCCAAATCGGAACTAAGAACGTCTACAGAGCCTTCATGGATAATGGAAGCTCAACAAATATCCTTTACTACAACACTTATAAGAAAATGGGTTTGCCTGATCGAGACATGTCAGTGGAGGATTCTTGGGTCTATGGTTTTTCTGGCGAAGGA GATGTCCAAGTCGGAGATCTCTCCGATGACGAAGCAGAGGGAATGATCAAGCAACCAATCGAGGAGATTCGTGTCCACTACTATATTGAACAAGCAGATGAATATTCTACCAAGTTACCTTCAGCAACATTATTCTTAGAAGATGCTCTCAGGATTGAAATTTTGGAAGAAGAAAAGCTCCCAAACAATAACATAATCCAAGGAAGTTTCAATGGAGAACGGCTCGAAGGAAGAGCTGACGTTTTGCAAAATTTAGAGCAAGTTATGTACAAGGTGGATACCCCACATCTTGAGGGCGCGCCCTTAACACCAAAAACTTCAAAAGAAGTTGATGCTCCTGTGACACAGGGCGCTTCTTTCAGAAAGATCTACGAAGAAGTTGATGCTCCTCCTCCAGAGGACACACCTTCTAAACAAAGTAACGAAGATCACAACCAGCTTGATTTGGATCCACGAATTCCATTGCCCATGAAAAAATGGGGCCAGTTGAAGATACAATTGAGATCTAAATCGATGAGAAGGATCCAACCAGG GGAATCTTTTTACCCAGAAAGGTTGGCAAATCCGGTGTTGGTGAAAAAAACCAATGGGAAATGGAGAACTTGCGTGGATTTCACTTATCTTAACAAAGCCTGCCCAAAAGATAGTTTCCCTTTGCCAAAAATTGATCAGTTGGATTATGCCATAGCTGGTTATGCTTTTctaagtttcatggatgcatACTTTGGTTACAATCAAATCCCCATGCATGAACCTGACAAAGAGCACACTTCATTCATCACAGACTGGGGTCTATATTGCTATATCGGAATGTTATTGGGTCTTATCAACTCTGGGGCTACCTACCAAAGGTTGGTGAACAAGATGTTTAAAAGGCAGAAACGGAAAATAATGGAGGTATACATAGATGACATGCTGGTAAAATCCAAAGATGATGAAGATCATGTGGCACACCTGGCTGAAATGTTCCACATTCTGAGGAAGTATAGGATGAAATTGAATCCTAAAAAATATGTGTTTGGTGTGGAATCGAGGAAATTCTTGTGGTTCATGATAAACCACCGAGAAATTGAGGCAAATCCCACAAAAATCAAAGCTCTGCTAGACATAAAATCTCCCACCAGCGTTAAGCAGGTACAGATCCTAACGGGAAGGATTGCGACACTAAATTGA